The Hymenobacter chitinivorans DSM 11115 genome segment CAGCCCGGGCTGCAGCTCGAAATTGCCGGCCACACCGACAACGTGGGTGAGCCGGCCAAAAATCTGCTGTTGTCGGAGCAGCGGGCCCGGGTGGTGCGCCGCTACCTCGTGCAGCAGGGCGTCGACTCGGTGCGGCTCACGGCCCGGGGCTACGGCGGCACCCGCCCGGTGGCCGACAACCGCGACCCGCAGCAGCGGCCCCGCAACCGGCGGGTGGAAATCGTGGTGCGGTAGTAGCCTGTACACCTGGGGCCGAGGGGGAGCAGGAGGGAAGAACCAGATTCAATAAACATTTGTGTAGCTACATGGGTTGGGAGACGTCAACCGACCGGCCACTATGGTTGGTCTTTATAGCCTGACGTTATTTTTCGCAACCATGAGCCAGACTTCCAATCTTTTCTCGTCCTACCAGCTGGGCGCCCTTACGCTGCCCAACCGCCTGGTAATGGCCCCCATGACCCGCAGCCGGGCCAAAAACGACGGCAACGTGCCCACCGACTCTACGGTGAAGTACTACGTGCAGCGCGCCTCGGCCGGCCTGATCATTACCGAAGGCGCCCAGGTGTCGGCCCAGGGCGTGGGCTATATTTTCACGCCCGGCATCTACTCCGAAGCCCAGGTGGCGGGCTGGCGCAAGGTCACCGACGCGGTACACGCCGCCGGCGGCCGGATCTTCATCCAGCTCTGGCACGTGGGCCGCATTTCCCACCCCGACTTCCACCACGGGGAGCTGCCCGTAGCGCCTTCGGCCGTTAAGCCCACCGGCGTGCAGGCCTATACCACCAACGGCATGCAGGAAATTCCCGCGCCCCGGGCCCTGGAAACGGCCGAAGTGAAAGCCGTAGTGGATGACTTCCGCAAAGCCGCCGCCAACGCCAAGGCAGCCGGTTTCGACGGCGTCGAAATTCACGGCGCCAACGGCTACCTGGTCGACCAGTTCATTCAGGACGGCACCAACCAGCGCACCGACGAGTACGGTGGCAGCGTGGAAAACCGCGCCCGGTTTGCCCTGGAAGTAGTGCAGGCCGCCGCCGACGTCTTCGGCGCCGACCGGGTGGGCATCCGCCTGGCACCCACCGGCGCGATGGGCGGCATCAACGACTCGGACCGCGTGAAAACCTTCAGCTACGTGGCCG includes the following:
- a CDS encoding alkene reductase codes for the protein MSQTSNLFSSYQLGALTLPNRLVMAPMTRSRAKNDGNVPTDSTVKYYVQRASAGLIITEGAQVSAQGVGYIFTPGIYSEAQVAGWRKVTDAVHAAGGRIFIQLWHVGRISHPDFHHGELPVAPSAVKPTGVQAYTTNGMQEIPAPRALETAEVKAVVDDFRKAAANAKAAGFDGVEIHGANGYLVDQFIQDGTNQRTDEYGGSVENRARFALEVVQAAADVFGADRVGIRLAPTGAMGGINDSDRVKTFSYVAEQLNKLGLAYLHVIEALPGHPMAPQPGQELVAAHLRKIFTGPFILNGGYTQETAEQALANNEADLIAFGVPFIANPDLVERFEQGAALNTPNPATFYAGGDEGYIDYPSLQETPVATEQ